The Bosea beijingensis genome contains the following window.
CGAGCGTGCCCGGACGCACGTCGCGGTCATGGCCGAGATCGAGCGGCGCGAAGGTCAGCGCCGGCGAGCCTTCGAGATCACCCGGCATCAGGAAGCGCCCGGGCGGCGTCACCGCGACCGCCTCGGGATCGGCCCGCAGCCGGGCGAGATAGCCCTTGAACAGATCGCTCGCCGCTTCCGCCGCAAGCTCGTCCGGCGCCCCGTCCGGATCGCGTCCCGGCAGGTCCGCCAGCCACTCCGCTGCGGCCTCGCGCCGATGTGCCTTGCGGGCATCGGCCACGGCCTGCGCCGACCACGCCTTGTAGTCCTGCCCGATCAAGGCGAGGTCGAGCAGCCATTCGCCGGGATAGTCGACGATGTCGAGCGTCAGCGTCGCCGGCCCCTTGAACCAGCCGGCCGCGCGCTCGTAGTCGATCTCGACCCTGAGCTCGGAGATGCGCCGGGTCGATTCCGGCCAACGCCGATCCTCGCCGTTCATGGCGGCACGATGCGCCTCATAGGGAAAGCGCGGCACGTCCGGATCAGGTTGCGGCACCAGCCGCACACGGGCGATGCGACCCTCGGACGAAGCCTTCAGCACCGGCAGCTTCGCGCCTTCGATCAGATTCTGGATCAGGGCGGTGGTGAAGACCGTCTTGCCCGAGCGCGACAGGCCGGTGATGCCGATCCGCAGCCGCGGGCGCGCAAGCCCGAGCATGCTGTCGCCGAAGGCGAGAGCCGCATTGCGGGCGCTGTCGATATAGGAGGTGTCGCTCACGATGCCGCGGCGATCATTCGTCGGGCCCTTCGCCCAGCGATCCCGGGGTCACGAAGCGGTCGAGCCTGCCCTCGCGCGCCGCGACCGCGTACCAGTGCTCGGTGGCGAAATCGATTACGGCGAGCCCGCAGGTCGGATATTTCTGGCTCATCCGCGCCGAGGCATAGCGATCGCCATGGCCGGTCAGCAGATGCGCCAGCTCCTCGAAGCCGGGATTATGGCCGATCAGCAGGAGGGTCCGGACATCGCCCTCGACCTCCTGCACGACCTCGAGCAGGCGCTCGACCTTGGCCTCGTAGATGCGCGGCTCGTACTGCGTCGCCGGCTTCTCGGGCAGCATCGGCGCGACCATCTCCCAGGTCTCGGCCGTGCGCTTGGCCGGCGAGATCAGCACGAGATCGGGGAGCAGCAATTCGTCGGCGAGATAGCGCCCCATCACCGGAGCGGCCTCGCGCCCGCGCACCGCGAGCGGTCGGTCGCGGTCGGCCACACCCGTGGGCCAGTGGGACTTGGCGTGGCGCAGTAGCATGAGGCGTCGCATGGGAAGAACCTAGCGATGCCGGAGCCGATTTGCGAGGGGTAGCCTCACCGGCTCTCGCGCCGGGCCATGAAGGCGAGCTTCTCGAACAGCGAGACATCCTGCTCGTTCTTGAGCAGCGCCCCGTGCAGCGGCGGGATCAGCTTGCGCGGATCGCGCTCGCGCAGCACCTCCGGCCCGATATCCTCGGCGACGAGGAGCTTGAGCCAGTCGAGCAGTTCGGAGGTCGAGGGCTTCTTCTTGATGCCGGGCACCTCACGCACCTCGAAGAACAGGCGCAGCGCCTCTTCCATCAGGCGCTTCTTGATACCGGGAAAATGCACCTCGACGATCGCCTGCATCGTCTCCGCGTCGGGGAAGCGGATATAGTGGAAGAAGCAGCGGCGCAGGAACGCGTCGGGCAATTCCTTCTCGTTGTTCGAGGTGATGATCATCACCGGCCGCTGCGCCGCCTTGATCGTCTCGCCGGTCTCGTAGACATGGAATTCCATGCGATCGAGCTCGAGCAGCAGGTCGTTGGGGAATTCGATATCGGCCTTGTCGATCTCGTCGATCAATAGCACCGGCCGGACCGGCGCGACGAAAGCCTCCCAGAGCTTGCCGCGCTTGATGTAATTGCCGATCTCGGAGACGCGGGGGTCGCCGAGCTGGCTGTCGCGCAAGCGGCTCACCGCATCGTATTCGTAGAGGCCCTGCTGCGCCTTGGTCGTCGACTTGATGTGCCAGGTGATGAGCGGCGCGCCGAGCGCGGCGGCGACCTCCTCGGCCAGCACCGTCTTGCCCGTGCCGGGCTCGCCCTTCACCAGCAGCGGACGTTCCAGCCGGATCGCGGCATTGACGGCGACGGTGAGATCCTCCGTCGCGACGTAGTTTTCAGTGCCGGCAAAACGCATGGGCAGTCCTTCTGAACGATTGGCCGGACGCTAGCCCATCCATTGCGGGCGCGGAAACCGCTTTTTCGCCCGAGGCACCTGAGCATCCCTACCTAAAGGCTCGCGCCGTAACGCGAATTTCTGCCCGCCATGACGATTCCAAGGTTGTGCTGCGACGCCGCAAACCGCAAGAGTTGCCGGCGCAGCCCGCAAGCCCTCGAATCGCAAGGTCAGCCCTTTTGGCCGGAACAGTCGACCCCTCCGTCTACAAGGACGCCGTCGTCGTACTCGCGACGGCCGGCGTGGTCGTGCCGCTGGCCAAGAGCCTCAGGGTCAACTCGATCATCGCCTTCGTCGCTTGCGGCGCCCTGCTCGGCCCCTACGGTCTCGGAGGCCTCGCAGCCAGGCTTCCGCTGCTGAGCACGATCACGGTCTCGAACGCGGAAGCGCTGGCCGGACCGGCCGAGCTCGGCGTCGCCTTCCTGCTCTTCGTCATCGGGCTGGAACTCTCCTTCGAGCGCCTGATGACGATGAAGCGCCTCGTCTTCGGCCTCGGGCTCGGCCAGGTCGGGCTCTGTGCCGCCGCGATCGGCTTCTTCGCCTATGCGCTCGGCCAGCCCGCGGCAGCGGCGCTGATCATCGGCTTCGGCCTCGCTTTGTCCTCGACCGCGATGGTCGTCGAACTATTGGCCGCCAAAAAGCGGATGACGACATCGGCCGGCCGCTCCAGCTTCGCCATCCTGCTCTGCCAGGATCTCGCGGTCATCCCGCTGTTGTTCCTGATCAGCGTGCTCGACGCCCAGAACGGCTCGGGCTCTCTGCTCGCCGGCCTGGCCCAGGCTTTCATCCAGGCCTTCGTCGCCATCGCCGTCATCGTCGTCATCGGCCGGCTGGCTTTGCGTCCGCTGTTCCGGCTGGTCGCCTCGACCGATTCGACCGAAAGCTTCATGGCCGCGACGCTACTGACCGCGCTCGGCACCGGCCTGATCGCGGCAGCCGCTGGCCTCTCCATGGGACTAGGGGCCTTCATCGCGGGGCTGCTGCTCGCCGAGACGGAGTTCCGCCGCGCGATCGAGGTCACGATCGACCCGTTCAAGTCGCTGCTGATCGGCGTCTTCTTCCTCACGGTCGGCATGGGCGTGAACCCGGCCGATATCGCGGCCCATCCCTTTGCGATCCTCGGCGGCGCGGCCGGGCTCGTCCTGCTCAAGGGCAGCATCATCTTCGTGCTGGCCCGCCGCTTCCGGCTGGCAACGGCGACTGCGCTCGAAACGGCGATGCTGGTCGCGCCCGGCGGGGAATTCGCCTTCGTGCTGCTCAATGCCGCGACCGGCGCCAAGCTGATCGATCCCGGCGCCACCAGCATCGTGCTGGCCGCCGTCTCGCTGACCATGGTCGCGCTGCCGCTGCTGGCCCGCATCGCCCGCAATCTCGCGCAGAAGCTGGCGACGCCGGTCATGCTGCCCGATGAAGCCGCGGTCCTGCCGCCGGACGACCATGCACCCCGTGCGATCGTCGTCGGCGGCGGCCGCGTCGGCCGTCTCGTCGGCTCGATGCTGGACGAGCACGGCAAGTCCCATATCGTCATCGACGCCGATGCTTCGCTGATCACCGCACAAAGGCGCGCCGGCCGCCCCGCCTATTACGGCGACGCGACCAAGCCCGAGTTCCTGCGCCTCTGCGGCCTGGAGGAAGCGACGGCTCTGATCGTGACGATCGATAATCCCCGCGCGGTCGACGCCATCGTCCTCGCGGCGCGCTCGCTGCGGCCGGACATCGTCATCGTCGCCCGTGCCCGCGATGCGACTCATGCCCGCCACCTCTACGAGATCGGCGTCAACGACGCGGTTCCCGAAACCATCGAGGCCAGCCTGCAATTGTCGGAAGCGGCGCTGGTCGGCCTCGGCGTGCCGATGGGTCTCGTCATCGCCTCGGTTCACGAGCGGCGCGACGGCTTCCGCGCCCAGCTCAAGCCGGCAGGCGATGCGGCAGCCCGCGCCCTTCCCCGCCACGCCCGCTCGCGAAGGCTGTAAGCGTGGTGGTGGCCGGCGCCTCCGGCTCGCGCGGGAAATAACCGGCTTCGCGCGCCACGCGCCGGATATGGCCGTAGAACTGCGCCGCGCTCGCCGCCCAGCTATGGCACGCCGCCAGTTCAAGGCAGGCCTCGCGCGGCACCCTGAGCGCCTGCATCGCGGCGCTGCGCAGATCCTCGTCCAGCACCGCCGCGCCGCTGCCGGCGAAGACGTCGCGCGGCCCCTGCACCGGGAAGGCAGCGACGGGCAAGCCGCTCGCTGCCGCCTCCAGCAGGACGATGCCGAACGTGTCGGTCAGGCTTGGAAAGACGAAGACGTCCGAGGAGGCATAGATCCCGGCCAGTTCCTCGCCCTCCTTCAGGCCGAGGAAGCGGGCCTCGGGAAAGGTGCGTTCGAGATCGGGCCGTGCCGGCCCGTCACCGACCACGACCTTGCTGCCCGGCAGCTTGAGCGACAGGAAGGCCTCGACATTCTTCTCGACCGCGACCCGGCCGACATAGAGGAAGATCGGTCGCGGCAGGTCGAGCAGGCTCTGCGGGCGCGGATGGAACAGGCTGAGATCGACGCCCCGCCCCCAGCGCACCAGCTTCTCGAAGCCGTGCTGGCGCAGTTCCTCCTCCACCGTCGCGGTCGAGACCATCACGGCAGCGGCCGGACCATGGAAGCGGCGCAGCAGCCGGTAGCTCCAGCTCTCGGGTATCGGCCAGCGCGCCGCGATATATTGCGGGAACCGCGTGTGATAGCTCGTCGTGAACGGCCGCTTCTGGGCGAGGCAGACGGCCCGCGTCAGCCAGCCGATCGGCCCCTCGGTCGCGATATGGATATGGTCCGGCGCGAAATCGGCGATCCGCGCTGCCAGCGCCCGGCGGGTCGCGAGCGCTAACCGGATATCGGGATAACTCGGCAGGCCCACCTGGTGGAAACCCTCCGGCGTCAGCGCCTGCGCCGTGATCCCGAGTCCGGGCGCCGCCTGGATCATCTGCTCCAGCGAGCGCACCACGCCGTTGACCTGGGGCCGCCAGGCATCGGTCGCGATGAGAACTCGCATCACGCCGCCTCGATCAAGTCCCGAACCGGAGCCGGCCGCGCCGGCATCGCTAGCGGCTCGGTAGGCATCGTCTTCATGCGGCCCTGCGGCCAGCGGATCAATTCGAAGCGGCCATCCTCGTGTTCGACGAAGGCGGTGCAGCTTTCCACCCAATCGCCGGTATTGAGGTAGGTCAGGCCGTCGATCTCGCGCTGCGCGGCATGGTGGATATGGCCGCAGATCACGCCATCGGCCTTGTGGCGGCGCGCCTCGGTGGCGAGGCAGGTCTCGAACTCGCCGATATAGTTCACAGCGTTCTTGACCTTGGCCTTGGCCCAGGCCGAGAGCGACCAATGCGGCAGGCGCAGGACGCGGCGCACCCGGTTGATCGCCATGTTGAGTGCGAGCGCCACCGTGTAGGCCCAGTCGCCGAGCAGCGCGAGCCATTTGGCGTTGCGAACCACGAGATCGAACAGGTCGCCATGGATGACGAGCATGCGCTTGCCGTCGGCCGTCTCGTGGATGATCTCGTCGACCAGCGTGATGCCGCCGAACTGCAGGCCGGTGAAATCGCGCAGGAAATCGTCGTGGTTGCCGGTGACGTAGATCAGCTTCGAGCCCTTGCGCACCTTGCGCAGCAGCTTCTGGATCACGTCGTTATGCGCCTGCGGGAAATACCAACCGCTTTTCAGGCGCCAGCCGTCGATGATGTCGCCGATGAGATAGATCTGCGGCGCATCATAGGCGCGCAGGAACTCCAGCACGAGATCGGCCTGGGCCCCGCGGGTGCCCAGGTGCAGATCCGAGATGAAGATGCTGCGGACCCGCTTGGTATCGTCCTCGTCGCTCATGCCGGAAAGCCCCTGCTGCTGCGATGCGAGGGCCGTGTGTCTGATTTGCGTTGCGCTTTGATGACGACGCGGCCAATCCATGATCTGGGTAAAGGCCTCGAATACCTCGACGCTGATCGGAGACCATCATGGATCTGGGAATTGCCGGCCGCACGGCCATCATCTGCGCCTCCAGCAAGGGGCTGGGCCGCGGTTGCGCCGAGGCGCTGGCGCAGGCCGGCTGCACCGTCGTCATCAACGGCCGCGACGCCAAGACGCTCGAGGCGACCGCCGCTGCGATCCGCGCCGCGACGGGTGCGACCGTCATCGCCGTCGTCGCCGACGTCTCGACCAAGGCCGGCCAGGATGCCCTGCTCGCGGCGGCTCCCAATCCCGACATTCTCGTCAACAACAATGGCGGCCCGCCGCCCAAGCCATTCCGCCAGGTGACGCGCGAAGGCCTGCTCGAAGGCGTGGTCCAGAACATGGCGACCCCGCTGGAGCTGGTGCAGCGCGTCATCGACGGCATGGTCGAGCGCGGCTTCGGCCGGATCATCAACATCACCTCGGCGAGCGTCGTGACCCCGCTGACCGGACTCGACGTCTCCTCGGCCGCGCGCGCCGGCCTCACCGCCTTCCTCTCGGGCGTCGCCCGCGAGGTCGCGCATGCCAATGTCACCATCAACAACATCCTGCCCGGCGTGTTCGACACCGACCGGATCAAGACCGCCACCAACAAGGTTGCCGAAATGCAGGGCATCAGCATCGAGCAGGCCACCAAGAACCGGCTCGCCGCGGTTCCTGCCGGCCGCCTCGGCACGCCCGACGAATTCGGCAAGCTCTGCGCCTTCGTCGCCAGCGCCCATGCCGGCTACCTCACCGGTCAGAACTTCCTGATCGACGGCGGCGCCTTCCGCGGCACGTTCTGACGCCGTTCCCACATCAATGACTTGGCCGGGTTGCAGAGTTCTCGCTTCGCTTCCCGGCCTCGACATGCTCTAAGGAGCGACGGTTTCGCTCGAAACCGTTCCAGCTCCCGGCCGCGCGCTTTGTCCCCTTTCCTCGGCATCACCCTCAAGCTGGTCTCGGCGCTGGCCTTCACGCTGATGTCGGCCGGGATCAAGTCGATCTCGACACGCTACCCGACCGGCGAGATCGTCTTCATCCGCTCGTTCTTCGCGATGATTCCGCTGCTCATCTGGCTGGCCTGGCGCTCCGAGCTGCCTCACGCCCTGAAGACCAGCAACCTGCGCGGCCATCTCAAGCGCGGCATCATGGGCTCGACCGGCATGTTCTGCGGCTTCGCGGCCCTGCAGTTCCTGCCGCTCTCGGAGGCCGTCGCCATCGGCTATGCCGCGCCGCTCGCCGTGGTGGTGCTGGCCGCGCTCGTGCTCAAGGAACGGGTTCGCATCTACCGCTGGAGCGCCGTGACGATCGGCTTCGTCGGCGTGCTCATCATGCTTTCGCCGCATCTGGGTGCGGGCGCCCACCCCGTCGGTGGCAATGCCGCGCTTGGCGCCATGCTCGGTCTCGCCGGCGCCTTCTGCTCGGCCTTCGCCTCGGTCGAGGTGCGGCTCCTGACCGCGACCGAGCGCACCGGCGCGATCGTGTTCTACTTCATGCTGCTGACCAGCCTGCTCGGCCTCACGACCATCCTGCTCGGCTGGAACATGCCCAACCTCCAGGACGCGGCGATGATGGTCCTGATCGGCATTCTCGGCGGGCTCGGCCAGATCCTGATCGTCCAGGCCTATCGCTATGGCGACGCCTCGCTGATCGCGCCCTTCGAATACTCCACCATGCTCTGGGCCGTCGCGATCGGCTGGTTCTGGTTCGGCGAATGGCCGGCGCTGGCGATCCTGATCGGCGCGACCATCGTCATCGCCTCCGGCATCTACGTGATCCTGCGCGAACGTCAGCTCGGCCTCGCCCGTCGCGAGCAGCGCGAGGTCGGCCCCAGCCGCATGATCTGAGGACGAGCGAACCGAAAGTCCTGCGTCCGGCACAGTTCGCTTGTTCAAACGATCGTCCGCCGTTACAAACGACGCCACAGTCGAAAAGGGGCCGGATGCATGGGAATCGAGACGAAGGAGCGCGGCGGGCGGGAGCTTGAATCCGGGGCTCAGGTCATCTCGGGCCAGCTCGGCAAGACCATCCAGCGCCTGCGCAAGGCCTACAATTTCTCGCTCTCCGACCTCGCCGAGCAGTCCGGCGTCGCCAAGTCGATCATCAGCCAGATCGAGCGCAACGAGACCAACCCGACATTGGCGACGATCTGGCGGCTGTCGCAGGCGCTCGACATCTCAATCGAGCGCGTCCTTTCCAGCGGCGAGGAAGAACCCTTCATCGAGAAGACCACACGGGCCGACACGCCGATCCTCGTCTCCGAGGACGGCAAGCTGCGCCTCGCCATCGTCGGCTGGATCAAGACGGTCGAATGGCTGCAATGGTACGAGGTCAGCGCCGAGCCCGGCGGTGAGCTCGATTCAGAAGGCCACCAGCGCGGCTCGATCGAATCGCTCTCGGTGACTTCGGGCGAATTCGAGGTCGAGGTCGGCGATATCGTCCAGCGCGCCAAAGCCGGCGAAACCCTGCGCTACCGCTGCGACCGTCGACATGTCGTCCGCTGCGTCGGCAACGAACCCGGAACCGCCCTGATGGTCTGCATCCTCAAGGCTGCGGTGATGGAGTAGGCCGGCGCTCCGGCCCGCCTGACGACCTCCGGCCGGTTATCCCCTCTGCTGCCGCCCGTCGAGCATTGCCACAAGCTGAAGTTAACTTCTCTCGGCTAGATCGCCTTAAGGTTGGGCGTGTTGGGAGCAGTTGATCATGCCTGAAGCCGAACGCCGGCACCGCTGACAGCGATACCGATGGATCTCGCGACTCTCTGGTATCTGACGACGGGAACGGCGATCCTCGCCGCCATCATGACCTTCTGGGAGCGGAAAGGTCATGGCCAGCGCGCGGACGAGCTCGGGCTTTGGGCTTCCGCCTATGCTTCCTTTGCTTTGGGCTGCGTCCTGTCGTTGGTCCGCAAGGACCTGCCCGGCGTTTCCGGCTACGCCATCTCCAACCTTGCGATGATGCTCGGCTACCTGTTGGTGCTCAGGGGTGCCTTGCTGCTGGACGGCCGCAGGCTGCATCCCGCCGCGATGCTCGGGCTCCTGGCCGCGATCGGAAGCGCCTGGTTCGCGGGCGGCATCGCCACGGCCGAACTCCTCTGGAACCATGTCAGCGCGATCCCGATCGCTATCGTCTCGGGCCTGACCGCCCTCGCATTGCTGCGCAGCCGGACCGCGCAGGCGCTGCGCTCCCGCCCGATCGCGGTCGCCGTCTTCGCGCTGCACGCCCTGTTCTATGCCGCTCGCGCCTTCGTCGTGCCGGTCCTCGCTTCGATCCAGGGAGACGAAATCCTCGCGCTCGCGGCGGAGATCACGATGTACGAGGCGGTGCTGTTCACCGTCGCGATGTCGATGTCGCTACTCGCCCTCGTGCGCGAGGAGGATCGCGTTCATCTCCTCGCGACTGCACGCACCGACTTTCTGACCGGCCTCAACAACCGGCAAGGCTTCTTCGAACTCGCGCCACGGCACCTGAGCCGGGCCGCCAAGGACGCTTCTCACTCCCTGCTCGCCTTCGACCTCGACCACTTCAAGGCCATCAACGACCGCCACGGCCATGATGCCGGCGACCGCATCCTCAGACTCTTTGCCGAGATTGCCCGTGAAGCCGCAGGCCCAGACAGCATGAGCGCACGGCTCGGCGGCGAAGAATTCACGATCTTGCTGCCCGATACAAGGACAGCGGAAGCCCATGCGATCGGCCAGGACATCGCCCGCCGCTTCACGGAAGCCGCCGTGCGGCATGACGGACCCGGCATCCCCGCGACCGTCAGCATCGGCCTCGCCGAGGCCAGCGGCCGGGACGTCGACCTCACCGCGCTTCTGGCTGCGGCGGATCGCGCGCTGTACCGGGCGAAGACGCTCGGCCGCAACCGCATCGAAACCGCGCTGCCCGAGCCGGTCGCGAAGGCGGCCTAGGGTCTGTACGCTTCCGTCTCCGCGATGAGGTCGGTCAGCGGCCGGGTTCCATCCCACAAAGCCGCGCTCCATCTCTCGGCGCGCGCCGCGTCAACATTCGCCTGCTTGTCGTCGATGAAGAAGATCTCGCCGGGGGGACAAGCCGCTCCGCGCCGCGACGGCGCGGTAGAAGGCACCGTCCGGCTTGGTGCAGCCGAGCTCGGCTGCGTAGTGCATGCCGTCGAAATGCTGCTTCAGCGCGAGCTCGTCCCAGATGTAGCGGGCGCGCTCATGCTCCTGCACGGTGGCGAGATACAGCTTCACGCCACTCGCCCGGATCGGCCCGAGCTGTGCCAACAGGCCGTGATCGAGATGGGCATCGTTCTCGAACCAGTAGCGGATCAGCCGGTCGGCGCCGAGCCCCGGCGCGATCCTGGCCAATACCGGCCCGAGCCTCTC
Protein-coding sequences here:
- a CDS encoding YcjX family protein; the encoded protein is MLGLARPRLRIGITGLSRSGKTVFTTALIQNLIEGAKLPVLKASSEGRIARVRLVPQPDPDVPRFPYEAHRAAMNGEDRRWPESTRRISELRVEIDYERAAGWFKGPATLTLDIVDYPGEWLLDLALIGQDYKAWSAQAVADARKAHRREAAAEWLADLPGRDPDGAPDELAAEAASDLFKGYLARLRADPEAVAVTPPGRFLMPGDLEGSPALTFAPLDLGHDRDVRPGTLAALMAERFEAYKRVVVTPFFRDHFARLDRQIVLVDVLAALDAGAPALADLETALGQALAAFSVGRNSWLSSLFAPRIERVLFAATKADHIHHASHDRLAAVMSHLVGRALSRAQGAGARVEAMALAAVRATHEVRIKEGREELPAIAGVPEAGETIDGQVFDGTAEAAIFPGELPERPEAIFDPKAHWQVRAPRFRPPLVGPDAGGRLKPPPQIRLDRALEFLIGDKLA
- a CDS encoding SixA phosphatase family protein is translated as MRRLMLLRHAKSHWPTGVADRDRPLAVRGREAAPVMGRYLADELLLPDLVLISPAKRTAETWEMVAPMLPEKPATQYEPRIYEAKVERLLEVVQEVEGDVRTLLLIGHNPGFEELAHLLTGHGDRYASARMSQKYPTCGLAVIDFATEHWYAVAAREGRLDRFVTPGSLGEGPDE
- a CDS encoding AAA family ATPase encodes the protein MRFAGTENYVATEDLTVAVNAAIRLERPLLVKGEPGTGKTVLAEEVAAALGAPLITWHIKSTTKAQQGLYEYDAVSRLRDSQLGDPRVSEIGNYIKRGKLWEAFVAPVRPVLLIDEIDKADIEFPNDLLLELDRMEFHVYETGETIKAAQRPVMIITSNNEKELPDAFLRRCFFHYIRFPDAETMQAIVEVHFPGIKKRLMEEALRLFFEVREVPGIKKKPSTSELLDWLKLLVAEDIGPEVLRERDPRKLIPPLHGALLKNEQDVSLFEKLAFMARRESR
- a CDS encoding cation:proton antiporter, with the protein product MAGTVDPSVYKDAVVVLATAGVVVPLAKSLRVNSIIAFVACGALLGPYGLGGLAARLPLLSTITVSNAEALAGPAELGVAFLLFVIGLELSFERLMTMKRLVFGLGLGQVGLCAAAIGFFAYALGQPAAAALIIGFGLALSSTAMVVELLAAKKRMTTSAGRSSFAILLCQDLAVIPLLFLISVLDAQNGSGSLLAGLAQAFIQAFVAIAVIVVIGRLALRPLFRLVASTDSTESFMAATLLTALGTGLIAAAAGLSMGLGAFIAGLLLAETEFRRAIEVTIDPFKSLLIGVFFLTVGMGVNPADIAAHPFAILGGAAGLVLLKGSIIFVLARRFRLATATALETAMLVAPGGEFAFVLLNAATGAKLIDPGATSIVLAAVSLTMVALPLLARIARNLAQKLATPVMLPDEAAVLPPDDHAPRAIVVGGGRVGRLVGSMLDEHGKSHIVIDADASLITAQRRAGRPAYYGDATKPEFLRLCGLEEATALIVTIDNPRAVDAIVLAARSLRPDIVIVARARDATHARHLYEIGVNDAVPETIEASLQLSEAALVGLGVPMGLVIASVHERRDGFRAQLKPAGDAAARALPRHARSRRL
- a CDS encoding glycosyltransferase family 4 protein — its product is MRVLIATDAWRPQVNGVVRSLEQMIQAAPGLGITAQALTPEGFHQVGLPSYPDIRLALATRRALAARIADFAPDHIHIATEGPIGWLTRAVCLAQKRPFTTSYHTRFPQYIAARWPIPESWSYRLLRRFHGPAAAVMVSTATVEEELRQHGFEKLVRWGRGVDLSLFHPRPQSLLDLPRPIFLYVGRVAVEKNVEAFLSLKLPGSKVVVGDGPARPDLERTFPEARFLGLKEGEELAGIYASSDVFVFPSLTDTFGIVLLEAAASGLPVAAFPVQGPRDVFAGSGAAVLDEDLRSAAMQALRVPREACLELAACHSWAASAAQFYGHIRRVAREAGYFPREPEAPATTTLTAFASGRGGEGRGLPHRLPA
- a CDS encoding UDP-2,3-diacylglucosamine diphosphatase: MSDEDDTKRVRSIFISDLHLGTRGAQADLVLEFLRAYDAPQIYLIGDIIDGWRLKSGWYFPQAHNDVIQKLLRKVRKGSKLIYVTGNHDDFLRDFTGLQFGGITLVDEIIHETADGKRMLVIHGDLFDLVVRNAKWLALLGDWAYTVALALNMAINRVRRVLRLPHWSLSAWAKAKVKNAVNYIGEFETCLATEARRHKADGVICGHIHHAAQREIDGLTYLNTGDWVESCTAFVEHEDGRFELIRWPQGRMKTMPTEPLAMPARPAPVRDLIEAA
- a CDS encoding SDR family oxidoreductase, whose amino-acid sequence is MDLGIAGRTAIICASSKGLGRGCAEALAQAGCTVVINGRDAKTLEATAAAIRAATGATVIAVVADVSTKAGQDALLAAAPNPDILVNNNGGPPPKPFRQVTREGLLEGVVQNMATPLELVQRVIDGMVERGFGRIINITSASVVTPLTGLDVSSAARAGLTAFLSGVAREVAHANVTINNILPGVFDTDRIKTATNKVAEMQGISIEQATKNRLAAVPAGRLGTPDEFGKLCAFVASAHAGYLTGQNFLIDGGAFRGTF
- a CDS encoding DMT family transporter, encoding MSPFLGITLKLVSALAFTLMSAGIKSISTRYPTGEIVFIRSFFAMIPLLIWLAWRSELPHALKTSNLRGHLKRGIMGSTGMFCGFAALQFLPLSEAVAIGYAAPLAVVVLAALVLKERVRIYRWSAVTIGFVGVLIMLSPHLGAGAHPVGGNAALGAMLGLAGAFCSAFASVEVRLLTATERTGAIVFYFMLLTSLLGLTTILLGWNMPNLQDAAMMVLIGILGGLGQILIVQAYRYGDASLIAPFEYSTMLWAVAIGWFWFGEWPALAILIGATIVIASGIYVILRERQLGLARREQREVGPSRMI
- a CDS encoding helix-turn-helix domain-containing protein; translated protein: MGIETKERGGRELESGAQVISGQLGKTIQRLRKAYNFSLSDLAEQSGVAKSIISQIERNETNPTLATIWRLSQALDISIERVLSSGEEEPFIEKTTRADTPILVSEDGKLRLAIVGWIKTVEWLQWYEVSAEPGGELDSEGHQRGSIESLSVTSGEFEVEVGDIVQRAKAGETLRYRCDRRHVVRCVGNEPGTALMVCILKAAVME
- a CDS encoding GGDEF domain-containing protein translates to MDLATLWYLTTGTAILAAIMTFWERKGHGQRADELGLWASAYASFALGCVLSLVRKDLPGVSGYAISNLAMMLGYLLVLRGALLLDGRRLHPAAMLGLLAAIGSAWFAGGIATAELLWNHVSAIPIAIVSGLTALALLRSRTAQALRSRPIAVAVFALHALFYAARAFVVPVLASIQGDEILALAAEITMYEAVLFTVAMSMSLLALVREEDRVHLLATARTDFLTGLNNRQGFFELAPRHLSRAAKDASHSLLAFDLDHFKAINDRHGHDAGDRILRLFAEIAREAAGPDSMSARLGGEEFTILLPDTRTAEAHAIGQDIARRFTEAAVRHDGPGIPATVSIGLAEASGRDVDLTALLAAADRALYRAKTLGRNRIETALPEPVAKAA
- a CDS encoding HAD family hydrolase, producing MRFKALMVDVDGVVIVHPDPQGWAVHLERDLGLPQKLLQSAFFQPHWPDIIMGRAGLRERLGPVLARIAPGLGADRLIRYWFENDAHLDHGLLAQLGPIRASGVKLYLATVQEHERARYIWDELALKQHFDGMHYAAELGCTKPDGAFYRAVAARSGLSPRRDLLHRRQAGEC